Proteins from one Impatiens glandulifera chromosome 2, dImpGla2.1, whole genome shotgun sequence genomic window:
- the LOC124924507 gene encoding keratin, type I cytoskeletal 9-like, producing MSLETGKLVPAEPSSGLFVKPLSSHEIMCSTRQVAGIRFGEPRPIPKPIEVIGKGKDVVIDHDEDIFEATCIVNLMMDQANIIAAEKIEIFDTWVLNRMSIKYDGVIKGKRHNQTMVKARQQLEESLEMPIRTNFNPLQKSAKAEEKALKRLDEIMEDYISVVTRYVHGASCSGVSPFESSSNEDEIMDLSDDCNVDEDEQADALLIEMRIFSVEEKRLMAQPIMEKIVEPVQTNPSIEEEEGVQEPVQALVAQEKEVVEEPVQAPISREEEVLESLILETKASQEKEAEVRKLSDIVHKVCEVVSEEEKEKSKSDLERDEPEKSMQVHTHIIPIQTVQADSQEISSNEGSSVEGTKLIKSMSTLMATLQKNVVEMGSNMVKIMKTQKEDKKEFADLHKTHKEMEQTLKKNTYEVHMVNKTYSKFEKNLFKRQSELLDIERAINVDLQREVVAEKEKNHITQGEDYSRRRGGGVLTRTKSKRKPTSDDSDGPSKRGGGRNGDCGGRSTSGDCCGRSTSGDRGGRSTSGDRGGRKTSGDRGVRSTRGDRGGQSGGTGRGGRSLPPFHNLLTGEELSYEGSRFPIDPTIKREEQ from the exons ATGTCTTTGGAGACTGGTAAGCTAGTTCCAGCCGAACCCTCATCAGGACTCTTTGTCAAACCTCTATCTTCCCATGAAATCATGTGTTCCACAAGGCAAGTTGCTGGAATCAGATTTGGGGAACCAAGGCCTATTCCAAAACCTATTGAGGTGattggaaaagggaaggatGTTGTTATTGATCATGATGAGGATATTTTTGAAGCAACATGTATCGTCAATCTTATGATGGATCAGGCTAACATCATTGCTGCTGAAAAGATAGAGATCTTCGATACTTGGGTCCTGAACAGAATGTCGATTAAATATGATGGGGTCATCAAAGGCAAAAGGCATAACCAGACAATGGTTAAAGCTCGTCAGCAATTAGAAGAGAGTCTTGAAAT GCCAATTAGAACTAATTTCAACCCTCTTCAGAAGAGTGCTAAAGCTGAAGAGAAAGCCTTGAAAAGGTTAGACGAGATTATGGAGGATTACATCTCTGTTGTTACCAGATATGTTCATGGAGCAAGTTGTTCAGGGGTCAGTCCTTTTGAAAGCTCTTCAAATGAAGATGAGATCATGGACCTTTCCGATGACTGTAATGTTGATGAAGATGAGCAGGCTGATGCTCTTCTTATAGAAATGAGAATTTTTTCAGTAGaggaaaaacgtctaatggctCAACCTATAATGGAGAAAATTGTGGAACCCGTTCAAACAAATCCATCTATCGAAGAAGAAGAGGGTGTTCAAGAGCCTGTTCAAGCTCTTGTTGCTCAAGAAAAGGAAGTGGTTGAAGAGCCAGTTCAAGCTCCTATTTCCCGTGAAGAAGAAGTGTTAGAGTCCCTTATTCTTGAAACAAAGGCATCACAAGAGAAAGAAGCTGAAGTTA GAAAATTGTCCGATATAGTTCACAAGGTTTGTGAAGTTGTttcagaagaagaaaaagaaaaatctaaaagTGATTTAGAGAGGGATGAACCCGAGAAGTCCATGCAAGTTCATACTCACATCATTCCTATTCAGACCGTTCAAGCAGACTCGCAAGAAATATCATCCAATGAAGGATCTTCGGTTGAAGGTACAAAGCTCATAAAGTCCATGTCTACTTTGATGGCAactcttcagaagaatgtggTAGAAATGGGATCTAATATGGTGAAAATCATGAAGACCCAAAAAGAGGACAAGAAAGAATTCGCTGATCTTCATAAAACCCACAAAGAAATGGAGCAGACGCtaaagaagaacacgtatgaaGTTCATATGGTCAACAAGACAtattccaaatttgaaaagaacctCTTCAAGCGACAATCCGAGTTGCTTGACATTGAAAGAGCAATCAATGTTGATCTTCAACGTGAG GTTGTTgctgagaaagagaaaaatcaCATCACTCAAGGTGAAGACTATAGTAGAAGAAGAGGTGGTGGTGTTTTAACTAGGACCAAGTCCAAGCGAAAGCCAACTAGTGATGATAGCGACGGACCAAgtaaaagaggcggaggtcgcaACGGTGATTGTGGTGGCAGAAGCACTAGTGGTGATTGCTGTGGCAGAAGCACTAGCGGTGATCGCGGTGGAAGAAGCACCAGCGGTGATCGCGGTGGCAGAAAAACTAGTGGTGATCGCGGTGTCAGAAGCACTAGAGGCGACCGTGGTGGCCAAAGTGGTGGAACTGGTCGTGGTGGTCGTTCTCTCCCTCCTTTTCACAACCTTCTGACTGGTGAGGAACTCAGCTATGAAGGATCTCGATTCCCAATCGACCCAACcataaaaagggaagaacaataa